In Quercus robur chromosome 10, dhQueRobu3.1, whole genome shotgun sequence, a genomic segment contains:
- the LOC126703794 gene encoding ankyrin repeat-containing protein BDA1-like, which produces MIQGGDDIVDLYNASAIGCTTTLKSLIEKDPRILHKISLKTFTETPLHISALLGHLDFTKTLLTQNPCLVVELDSHKRCPLHLVSSEGHEGHVEIVQELLTIYEDACLFHDQNGRIPLHYVAMRGRVEVVEKLIVARPDSVRVVLDGNKTVLHLCVKYNQLKALNLLVKSLSDDGDFLNFKTSGDGNTILHLAVMQKQIEVASLAGGVWSHSGNVTFYTGHYIKVDAGTSVIALKTLENCPKDFNNFTIRNILLDAGARVERVTNPSESAKTTQSGKKWWKNLSKHLKYGALKMMENCPKDFNNFAIRNMLLDGMTLHLSVMCSTRGLFRGEND; this is translated from the exons ATGATTCAAGGAGGAGATGATATTGTTGATCTCTACAACGCATCAGCAATTGGTTGTACAACCACATTGAAAAGTTTGATCGAGAAAGACCCACGCATCCTTCATAAAATTTCTTTGAAAACTTTTACTGAAACTCCATTACACATATCAGCTTTGCTTGGCCACCTTGATTTCactaaaactcttttaactCAAAATCCTTGCCTAGTTGTCGAATTAGACTCCCACAAACGTTGTCCCCTTCATTTGGTTTCCTCTGAGGGCCACGAGGGCCACGTCGAGATTGTTCAAGAACTATTAACTATATATGAAGATGCATGCTTGTTTCATGATCAAAATGGGAGAATTCCTCTCCACTATGTAGCAATGAGAGGACGAGTTGAAGTTGTGGAGAAGCTGATCGTTGCACGACCTGATTCAGTTCGGGTTGTACTTGACGGGAATAAGACTGTTTTGCACTTGTGTGTTAAGTACAACCAATTAAAGGCTTTGAACCTATTGGTGAAATCCTTGAGTGACGATGGGGATTTTCTCAATTTCAAAACCTCTGGTGATGGCAACACTATCTTGCATTTAGCTGTGATGCAAAAACAAATTGAG GTAGCTAGCCTCGCAGGCGGTGTTTGGTCACATAGTGGAAATGTTACTTTTTATACTGGTCATTACATCAAAGTTGATGCTGGAACGTCAGTTATAG CCTTAAAAACGTTGGAGAATTGTCCAAAAGATTTCAATAACTTTACCATTCGCAACATATTATTGGATGCTGGTGCTAGGGTTGAAAGAGTGACTAATCCAAGTGAGTCAGCAAAAACAACACAATCAGGGAAGAAATGGTGGAAGAATTTGTCGAAACACTTGAAATACGGAG CCTTAAAAATGATGGAGAATTGTCCAAAAGATTTCAATAACTTTGCCATTCGCAACATGTTATTGGATGGCATGACTCTTCATCTTTCTGTCATGTGCTCTACACGTGGCCTTTTTCGGGG ggaaaatgattga